Proteins encoded in a region of the Benincasa hispida cultivar B227 chromosome 2, ASM972705v1, whole genome shotgun sequence genome:
- the LOC120071182 gene encoding glutamic acid-rich protein-like, which translates to MEKEGGLPEARVVNQLLPSNEEMEETSRRSALAISNPKETVHTESYEGPTRVALEEVVTEKQLKMAEEKKKKKIKEKRAEGDEEAQPRKEKKERKSSEKRVRRREEKCLKKMEEKRKRAKSPEFDGESTTVKVDEGVSAQQK; encoded by the coding sequence ATGGAGAAGGAAGGAGGGCTGCCCGAAGCGAGGGTTGTTAATCAGCTACTACCTTCGAATGAGGAGATGGAGGAAACTTCGAGAAGGAGCGCTCTGGCAATCTCGAATCCTAAGGAAACTGTTCACACagaatcctatgagggacccaCCAGAGTTGCTTTGGAGGAAGTGGTGACGGAGAAGCAGCTTAAAATGgctgaggagaagaagaagaagaagatcaaggagAAGAGGGCAGAAGGTGATGAAGAAGCCCAGCCaagaaaggagaagaaagaaagaaaatcgaGTGAGAAGAGGGTACGTAGGCGGGAGGAGAAGTGCCTGaagaagatggaagaaaagagaaagagggCTAAGAGCCCAGAATTCGACGGAGAATCAACCACCGTAAAGGTGGATGAGGGGGTGTCAGCACAACAAAAATAA